In one Rutidosis leptorrhynchoides isolate AG116_Rl617_1_P2 chromosome 8, CSIRO_AGI_Rlap_v1, whole genome shotgun sequence genomic region, the following are encoded:
- the LOC139863196 gene encoding mitochondrial import receptor subunit TOM9-2-like: MAAKKSSNEGVLSRFSSSISESPIVYRGKLAASDAGFVAKKLLKSTGKAAWIAGTTFLILVVPLIIEMDREAQFNELELQQASLLGTPPAAPIK, encoded by the coding sequence ATGGCGGCAAAGAAATCCAGCAACGAAGGTGTACTATCTCGATTTTCATCATCAATATCTGAATCTCCAATCGTCTACAGAGGCAAACTTGCTGCTTCCGATGCAGGTTTCGTCGCCAAAAAGCTTCTCAAAAGCACCGGCAAGGCGGCGTGGATAGCCGGAACCACCTTTTTAATCCTCGTTGTTCCGCTCATCATTGAGATGGACCGAGAGGCTCAATTTAATGAGCTCGAGCTACAACAGGCTAGTTTGCTCGGTACTCCACCTGCTGCTCCGATCAAGTGA
- the LOC139861265 gene encoding vesicle-associated membrane protein 727-like, giving the protein MSQKGLIYSFVAKGTVVLAEHTAYSGNVSTVAVQCLQKLPSGSTRYTYSCDGYTFNFLLDTGFVFLVVADESAGRSVPFVFLERVKDDFKKRYGASIGDDHPLADDSDDDLFEDRFSIAYNLDREFGPKIKEHMEYCLNHPDEMSKLSKLKAQITEVKGIMMDNIDKVLDRGEKIELLVDKTENLQFQADSFQRQGRQLRRKMWLQNLQMKLMVGGAIAIFIIIVWLMACRGFKC; this is encoded by the exons ATGAGTCAGAAAGGATTGATTTATAGCTTTGTTGCCAAAGGAACCGTTGTATTGGCAGAACACACAGCGTACTCCGGAAACGTTAGTACGGTTGCCGTTCAGTGTTTACAGAAGTTACCTTCTGGTAGCACTAGATACACGTATTCTTGTGATGGATACACCTTCAACTTCTTGCTTGATACTGGCTTTG TTTTTCTAGTTGTTGCGGATGAATCGGCTGGAAGGAGTGTGCCATTTGTGTTTCTGGAGAGAGTGAAGGATGACTTTAAGAAGCGATATGGAGCGAGTATCGGAGATGATCACCCGCTTGCGGATGACAGTGATGATGATTTATTTGAAGATCGGTTTAGTATTGCTTATAATCTTGATAGGGAGTTCGG ACCGAAGATAAAGGAGCACATGGAGTATTGTTTAAACCATCCAGACGAAATGAGCAAGCTATCTAAACTGAAGGCTCAAATAACCGAGGTGAAAGGGATTATGATGGACAACATTGACAAg GTTTTGGATCGCGGTGAGAAGATTGAATTACTAGTTGATAAAACCGAAAACCTTCAGTTTCAG GCTGATAGTTTCCAAAGGCAAGGAAGGCAATTAAGAAGGAAGATGTGGTTGCAGAATCTTCAGATGAAGCTGATGGTAGGAGGAGCCATTGCaatttttatcatcattgtgtGGCTGATGGCTTGTCGAGGATTCAAATGTTGA
- the LOC139863377 gene encoding uncharacterized protein, whose product MEYKITGWNIRGLCTENKQDELRKFIMEEKLSSNSCRIVIGWDNNFVRVIPIHEDKQVLFCLIELRDLQTSFYGSFVLDEHSAGGSFLTEEMNEFNDCVDKLEVDDIGSTAFHYTWTISLRNPKCGVLKKLDRILVSEKFLSTFPQAYGRFLPYLISDHSPAVMGVMNGVNSPKKAFRFMNYVAYKDGFLDTVKEEWQKEIDGYAMFRVVKKLKNLKRGLKRLIWKNGNLHTKVEMLKGELQQVQALIDKNPYDGTLRSKAAKVLEEYEEAEIDELRKQKSRVDSICDESGQRYYDEHVAEQCVRHFQQFLGVSVPVRPIEELENIFTKS is encoded by the exons ATGGAGTATAAAATAACAGGATGGAATATAAGAGGTTTGTGTACAGAGAATAAGCAAGATGAATTAAGAAAGTTTATTATGGAGGAAAAATTAAG CTCTAATAGTTGTAGAATTGTAATTGGATGGGATAACAATTTTGTTAGAGTGATTCCTATTCATGAAGATAAACAGGTCTTATTCTGTTTGATTGAATTAAGAGATTTGCAAACTAGTTTCTATGGCAGCTTTGT GTTGGATGAGCATAGTGCAGGTGGTTCATTTCTAACTGAAGAGATGAATGAATTTAATGATTGTGTTGATAAATTGGAAGTTGATGATATTGGTAGTACCGCGTTCCATTATACATGGACTATATCACTTAGAAATCCAAAGTGTGGTGTGCTTAAGAAATTGGATAGAATTCTAGTCAGTGAAAAGTTTTTGAGTACATTTCCACAAGCTTATGGTAGATTTCTTCCATATCTTATTTCTGATCACAGTCCTGCTGTGATGGGAGTTATGAATGGTGTCAATAGCCCTAAAAAAGCATTTAGATTCATGAATTATGTTGCATACAAAGATGGCTTTTTGGATACAGTTAAGGAGGAATGGCAAAAGGAGATTGATGGATATGCTATGTTTAGAGTTGTTAAAAAACTGAAAAATTTGAAAAGAGGGTTGAAAAGGCTGATTTGGAAGAATGGCAATTTGCATACAAAAGTGGAAATGTTAAAAGGTGAGCTGCAACAGGTGCAGGCATTGATTGATAAAAATCCTTATGATGGTACTTTAAGGAGTAAAGCTGCAAAAGTATTGGAAGAATATGAAGAGGCAGAGATAGATGAACTCAG GAAGCAAAAGAGTAGAGTTGATAGCATCTGTGATGAAAGTGGCCAGAGATACTATGATGAACATGTAGCTGAGCAATGTGTAAGGCACTTTCAACAGTTCTTAGGGGTTAGTGTTCCTGTTAGACCTATTGAAGAATTGGAAAACATATTCACAAAGTCATAA